One stretch of Niallia sp. XMNu-256 DNA includes these proteins:
- a CDS encoding glycosyltransferase — MKNPRVLFVLDALYVGGTETHVLSLTKELLNNNVYVAIAARKVGSLVQSFESLNCPIYHIEFPNTLNLVENQEEEYISRIVKVMTEENISLVHFHQTPSGYLAGKSAKSLGIPTVLTIHGTYYPKEEIRKLLEISDSVICVSPPLCNYIKSFGVEHPYMVANGIHLEEHSKETSNKDLRKTLNIPSDSIVVLYASRITWGKANVCSIFLRACKDLKVKSIPNLHVIIVGDGNRLDDIRHLAQYIEKICKDSFIHIVGEQRKMHDYYSMADCVVGTGRVALEAMASEKPVVAVGNHGYFGIVTQENIGEAWNYYFGDHGSISPCSRFTLSRDIGKLLSEKEQLPLIGLESREIINERFNIQKTTIEVLKVYSKLLGGERTN; from the coding sequence GTGAAAAATCCAAGAGTTTTATTTGTTCTTGATGCGTTATATGTTGGTGGGACTGAAACACATGTATTAAGTTTGACAAAAGAATTATTAAATAATAATGTGTATGTTGCCATTGCGGCTAGGAAGGTTGGGAGCCTCGTTCAATCTTTTGAATCATTAAATTGTCCTATTTATCATATTGAGTTCCCTAATACTCTCAACCTAGTAGAAAATCAGGAAGAAGAATATATTTCCAGGATTGTAAAAGTTATGACGGAGGAAAATATCTCCTTAGTTCATTTTCATCAAACACCTTCTGGATATTTAGCAGGGAAGTCTGCGAAAAGCTTGGGAATACCTACTGTTCTAACGATCCATGGAACATACTATCCAAAAGAGGAGATACGTAAGCTTCTTGAAATATCGGATTCAGTTATATGTGTAAGTCCGCCATTATGTAACTATATCAAGTCATTTGGAGTAGAGCATCCTTATATGGTAGCTAATGGTATTCATTTAGAGGAACATTCAAAAGAGACCTCAAATAAAGACTTACGAAAAACATTAAACATACCAAGTGATTCAATAGTCGTCCTTTATGCTAGCAGGATAACATGGGGAAAAGCGAATGTGTGTTCAATATTCTTAAGAGCCTGCAAGGATCTAAAGGTAAAGTCTATTCCAAATCTTCATGTCATAATCGTTGGGGACGGAAATAGGCTGGATGACATACGACATTTAGCACAATACATTGAAAAGATCTGCAAGGATTCTTTTATTCATATTGTTGGAGAGCAAAGAAAAATGCATGATTACTATTCTATGGCTGATTGTGTAGTTGGAACGGGTCGTGTTGCATTAGAGGCAATGGCCTCAGAAAAGCCGGTTGTGGCGGTTGGAAACCATGGCTATTTCGGAATTGTTACGCAAGAAAATATAGGAGAAGCCTGGAATTATTATTTTGGTGACCATGGTTCAATATCGCCTTGCAGTCGGTTTACTTTAAGTAGGGATATCGGGAAACTATTATCTGAAAAAGAACAACTTCCGTTAATTGGATTAGAATCAAGAGAAATCATAAACGAAAGGTTTAATATTCAGAAGACTACGATAGAGGTTCTAAAAGTTTATTCAAAATTATTAGGAGGAGAAAGGACAAATTGA
- a CDS encoding polysaccharide pyruvyl transferase family protein: protein MKKLLYIGWIGFNNLGDELLWNIFRDTCGKYLDPHQIEITPSFPGIDLNKLEKYDTVILGGGSLLLPGYLQILQNAINKGKSVIIWGSGLDWIEENHLELLLEGQLTSLEQNFKQKDIVVLEEVIEKALFVGVRGPLTKKVIEIMLGNDKFQKVQVIGDPGLLLEGSSKNFISTNNEKVIGINWGTTLNRLYGGNESLVEEQLVETAKSLIQLGYKIFIYIVWTNDRPHCQRLFEKINDPENVTFDHKLYTEDELVEKLSQCSATINFKLHANMLSLTAGVPAIALGYRFKVFDYAALMDFQHLVVSTSSPQLNQELLERVEYIEKNRERIMERYQSTQTIYKPLLELLFIGKVL from the coding sequence TTGAAAAAACTATTATATATAGGCTGGATTGGATTTAATAATTTGGGTGACGAATTATTATGGAATATCTTTAGAGACACCTGCGGTAAATATTTAGATCCTCATCAGATTGAGATTACTCCTTCATTTCCGGGAATAGATCTTAATAAGCTTGAAAAATATGATACGGTTATTTTAGGGGGAGGATCACTTTTATTACCAGGATATCTACAAATCTTGCAAAATGCCATTAATAAGGGGAAGTCTGTAATAATATGGGGCTCTGGGTTAGATTGGATTGAAGAAAATCACTTAGAATTATTGTTAGAAGGCCAATTAACTTCATTAGAACAAAACTTCAAGCAAAAGGACATTGTTGTATTAGAAGAGGTTATTGAAAAAGCATTATTTGTAGGTGTAAGAGGACCATTAACGAAAAAGGTGATTGAAATCATGCTAGGAAATGATAAATTCCAAAAAGTACAAGTTATCGGTGATCCAGGCTTACTATTAGAAGGTTCTAGCAAGAATTTCATCAGTACAAACAATGAAAAAGTCATTGGGATTAATTGGGGTACTACACTCAATCGTTTATATGGGGGCAATGAAAGTCTAGTTGAAGAACAGCTTGTCGAAACTGCAAAGAGTTTAATTCAGTTAGGATATAAAATATTCATTTATATTGTTTGGACGAATGACAGGCCACATTGTCAAAGGTTATTTGAAAAAATAAATGATCCAGAAAATGTTACATTCGATCATAAGCTTTATACTGAAGATGAGTTGGTGGAAAAATTGTCTCAATGCAGTGCAACCATCAACTTTAAACTTCACGCAAACATGTTATCATTAACAGCCGGTGTTCCAGCAATTGCATTGGGATATCGATTTAAAGTATTTGATTATGCTGCTTTAATGGACTTCCAACATCTAGTGGTTTCAACCAGTTCACCGCAATTAAATCAGGAATTATTAGAACGTGTTGAATACATTGAAAAAAATAGAGAGCGGATTATGGAACGATATCAATCGACTCAAACAATATATAAACCATTGTTAGAATTATTATTTATAGGAAAAGTTTTATAA
- a CDS encoding YheC/YheD family protein, with protein MKLSKGKWSKYKLMKDEKELSLYLPETKLFSAKNLWNMIRKYNEVIIKPSHGSNGKGVIQVTSKGESRYEIHVEKKKIILQGKNQTVHYLIENHLSNKKIYIVQQRIPLATINNSPFDLRVMVQRKKKSYKWSMTGIAAKVALDGYFVTNMAQKILPIEQAIQSSNIAGVNVSNLLNKIHRISLITAKQLEKFYPHRRTLGLDIAIDKNGKLWIIEVNLEPSIFLFNFLEDKTIIEKIRAFNRR; from the coding sequence ATGAAGCTTTCAAAAGGGAAATGGAGTAAGTATAAGTTAATGAAAGATGAAAAAGAACTCTCATTATACTTACCAGAAACTAAACTATTTTCTGCAAAGAACTTATGGAATATGATCAGGAAATACAACGAAGTGATCATAAAGCCTTCTCATGGCTCTAACGGGAAAGGAGTAATCCAAGTAACTTCAAAAGGGGAAAGTCGGTATGAAATACATGTTGAAAAGAAAAAAATAATATTGCAAGGTAAAAATCAAACAGTTCATTATCTTATAGAAAACCATCTATCTAACAAAAAAATCTATATCGTACAACAAAGAATACCACTTGCTACCATTAACAATAGTCCATTTGATTTGAGGGTTATGGTACAACGTAAAAAAAAATCCTATAAATGGAGTATGACAGGAATAGCTGCTAAAGTAGCCTTAGATGGTTATTTCGTTACGAATATGGCTCAAAAGATTCTTCCTATTGAACAGGCTATTCAGAGCTCTAACATAGCAGGTGTTAATGTTTCTAATTTATTAAACAAAATCCACAGAATCTCTCTTATAACAGCAAAACAATTAGAAAAATTCTATCCGCATAGACGTACACTTGGACTTGATATTGCAATAGATAAAAATGGAAAACTATGGATTATTGAAGTCAATCTTGAACCTAGCATTTTCCTTTTTAATTTTTTAGAAGATAAAACTATAATCGAAAAAATTAGAGCATTTAATAGAAGATAG
- a CDS encoding YheC/YheD family protein, protein MYVIRKTYQSPCSITVSGDLASKLMIKENKTLLLQHGLESTEVSTHIESDYKKTFIGVSEDILNQLGLQLNVKYDLLIKDNTIILGPIIGMLVSRDESELELQVKENNLHRYIHFYEQIGGMVIAFSLAGVNKDKNKIKGYLYDPTSNTWKKGVYPFPQAIFNRMTLPTEWRVYFKSLIGNKVFNDFYLNKMKVFELLSLSQDIRKHLPNTVLYSSTSDLYNLLDLHSKVYIKPIAGSFGKGIYKLKKIGKQFSLSYKKEYIKKNKKRTKYIKLNFQSWDLVRNYLSKTLRFKKYIIQQGIDTSFQKHCITDFRMILVKDKNGDWQDIWLYGRTAKNSIVSNRTNGGILTDGEETLKRLFKINDSEVTEIRKKIANIVISGAKMLDSKHHYGHFGVDIAVDKNKYIWILEYNNRDPNHYAAKHAGRMDIVYNAYLSNLLYAKYLAGFVNKG, encoded by the coding sequence ATGTACGTTATCCGAAAAACTTATCAAAGTCCATGCTCTATTACTGTCAGTGGAGATTTGGCTTCAAAGCTAATGATAAAGGAGAATAAAACATTATTGTTACAGCATGGGCTAGAATCTACAGAAGTTTCCACCCATATTGAAAGTGATTATAAAAAAACATTTATTGGTGTTTCCGAAGATATATTAAATCAACTTGGTCTTCAATTAAACGTAAAATATGACCTCCTTATAAAGGATAATACAATTATACTTGGACCGATAATTGGTATGTTGGTTTCTAGAGATGAATCAGAGTTAGAATTACAAGTAAAGGAAAATAATTTGCATAGATATATCCATTTTTATGAGCAAATTGGTGGGATGGTTATTGCCTTCTCACTAGCAGGAGTTAATAAAGACAAAAATAAAATAAAAGGATATCTATATGACCCAACTTCAAATACTTGGAAAAAAGGGGTATATCCATTTCCACAAGCTATATTTAACAGAATGACTTTACCGACAGAGTGGAGAGTTTATTTTAAATCTTTAATCGGAAATAAAGTCTTTAATGATTTTTATTTAAACAAAATGAAAGTGTTTGAACTACTATCCCTGTCTCAAGATATTAGAAAACATTTACCTAATACAGTTTTATACAGTTCCACCTCAGATCTTTATAATTTATTAGACCTTCATTCTAAAGTCTATATAAAGCCGATAGCAGGAAGTTTTGGTAAAGGGATCTATAAGCTGAAAAAAATAGGGAAGCAATTCTCTTTAAGTTACAAAAAAGAATACATTAAAAAAAATAAAAAAAGGACGAAATATATAAAGTTGAATTTTCAATCTTGGGATCTTGTAAGAAATTACTTATCAAAGACATTAAGGTTTAAAAAGTACATCATTCAACAAGGAATTGATACAAGTTTTCAAAAACACTGTATTACAGATTTTCGTATGATTTTAGTAAAAGATAAGAATGGAGATTGGCAAGATATATGGCTATATGGAAGAACAGCAAAAAATAGTATTGTTAGCAATCGAACTAACGGTGGTATTTTAACAGATGGGGAAGAAACATTAAAACGTTTATTTAAAATAAATGACAGTGAAGTAACGGAAATTCGTAAAAAAATAGCCAATATTGTTATTTCAGGTGCAAAAATGTTAGATTCGAAACATCATTATGGACATTTTGGAGTAGATATTGCTGTTGATAAAAACAAATATATTTGGATTTTAGAATATAATAATAGGGACCCTAACCATTATGCTGCTAAACATGCAGGGAGGATGGATATTGTATATAACGCTTATTTATCAAACTTATTATACGCAAAATATCTAGCAGGTTTTGTAAATAAAGGCTGA
- a CDS encoding YheC/YheD family protein, which produces MDSKISLIGDYTSENCVYIHPIMADRMNVKNGTGTIKFGTQTNTINIIISSNYNENELSISINVINKLKVPLFCLFDFINDQQNLMIGPFIGILAARTKGFLDVNTFSDYLHHYEQIGGAIMVFSLDEVSQKEQTIQGFVFNPINKQWKKDTYYYPSSLFLRIGWFGPNWQSHFESFMGDTIFNNFYYDKWRIYKRLKSSPELIKHLPDTQLYTKPSDILLFLEKYQSLYLKPLNSSRGQGIMKIEQLSKDRLLVHYLKGKKLIKTILNNQNEINYFFRQRVKSKKYLIQQTINLISQNKSIIDFRIYLTKDSTKTWKYITVFSRKGRQKQIVSNVSKGGMAGDGLQILKDTLHLDDHELSEIEESIQSVALKAVKAIERSGVHFANTAIDIGIDNNKKIWIIEIQYCAPGHSSLQRNKTIYYRYLNTIMQYAKKLAGF; this is translated from the coding sequence TTGGATTCTAAAATTTCTTTAATAGGAGATTATACTTCAGAAAATTGCGTATACATTCATCCAATCATGGCGGATAGGATGAATGTTAAAAATGGAACAGGAACCATTAAATTTGGAACACAAACTAACACTATAAACATTATTATTTCTTCCAATTATAATGAAAATGAATTATCCATTTCTATTAATGTTATAAATAAATTAAAAGTTCCTTTATTCTGTTTATTTGATTTTATTAATGATCAACAAAATCTAATGATCGGACCTTTTATTGGTATATTAGCTGCACGGACTAAAGGTTTTCTAGATGTCAATACTTTTTCTGATTATCTACACCACTATGAACAAATAGGTGGAGCAATTATGGTTTTCTCTTTAGATGAAGTTTCTCAAAAAGAACAAACCATACAAGGATTTGTATTTAATCCGATTAATAAACAATGGAAAAAGGATACATATTATTATCCTTCTTCACTCTTCTTACGAATTGGTTGGTTTGGTCCAAACTGGCAAAGTCATTTCGAATCCTTCATGGGTGATACAATTTTTAACAATTTCTACTACGATAAATGGAGAATATACAAACGTTTAAAAAGCTCACCAGAATTAATAAAACATCTCCCCGATACCCAGTTATATACAAAGCCTTCTGACATTTTACTATTTTTAGAGAAATACCAATCCTTATATCTTAAACCTCTAAATTCCTCAAGAGGTCAAGGAATTATGAAAATAGAACAATTAAGTAAGGATCGTCTTTTAGTACATTACCTTAAAGGTAAAAAACTGATTAAAACAATCTTAAATAATCAAAATGAGATCAATTACTTTTTTAGGCAAAGGGTAAAGTCAAAAAAGTATCTAATTCAACAAACAATAAATCTTATTTCACAAAACAAAAGTATTATTGACTTTCGAATTTACTTAACAAAAGATAGCACAAAAACATGGAAATACATTACAGTATTTTCTAGAAAAGGAAGACAAAAACAGATTGTCAGTAATGTTTCTAAGGGGGGAATGGCTGGGGATGGCCTCCAGATATTAAAGGACACTCTGCATTTAGATGATCATGAATTAAGCGAAATTGAAGAGTCAATACAAAGTGTTGCATTAAAGGCAGTTAAGGCCATTGAGCGGTCAGGAGTTCATTTTGCTAACACAGCAATAGACATAGGAATTGATAATAATAAAAAGATATGGATTATTGAAATACAATACTGTGCACCTGGTCATAGTAGTTTGCAACGTAATAAAACCATATATTACAGATATTTAAACACTATTATGCAATACGCTAAGAAATTAGCAGGTTTTTAA
- a CDS encoding CsxC family protein, producing the protein MNNRFECSYGHHDHHHCPPVNACEQVESKSDCEVGRVDNRLGFEREVIIAEVPLHVSVEADIELPHAANDIKNIRKNVHLTQCKAIPIPREKGEVSNELNLFIEGFVHKNIQFTESCNSIVRDFAVNIPFKCFKRIKGVNDLMISTSQKSSQVDEIREIDHDGMGSNRCSFGSFTFEAFNEPVKCRLMRAEITEMEFPHNFDCDGHFNMLTEKMSLELLVRLTQTQPVEMGHKKHPHKSC; encoded by the coding sequence ATGAATAATCGTTTTGAGTGCAGCTATGGACATCATGATCACCATCACTGTCCACCGGTAAATGCTTGTGAACAAGTAGAATCGAAGAGTGATTGTGAAGTAGGTCGTGTAGATAATCGCCTTGGTTTTGAAAGAGAAGTCATTATCGCTGAGGTTCCACTACATGTGAGTGTTGAAGCTGATATTGAGCTACCGCATGCAGCAAATGATATTAAAAACATTCGCAAAAACGTTCATTTAACCCAATGCAAGGCCATACCGATCCCAAGAGAAAAGGGAGAGGTATCAAATGAGCTCAATTTATTTATCGAAGGGTTTGTGCATAAAAATATTCAATTCACTGAAAGCTGCAATAGTATAGTTAGAGATTTTGCAGTCAATATTCCTTTTAAATGCTTTAAACGGATTAAAGGTGTAAATGATTTGATGATAAGTACTAGCCAAAAGAGTAGTCAAGTAGATGAAATCAGAGAAATCGATCATGATGGAATGGGATCCAACCGCTGCAGTTTTGGCTCATTTACATTTGAGGCATTTAATGAGCCGGTTAAATGTAGATTAATGAGAGCTGAAATTACTGAAATGGAATTTCCACACAATTTTGATTGCGATGGCCATTTTAATATGCTTACTGAAAAAATGTCGCTTGAATTATTGGTTCGTTTAACTCAAACACAACCTGTAGAAATGGGACATAAAAAACATCCACATAAATCTTGTTAA
- a CDS encoding CsxC family protein has protein sequence MSEKHIKNDVCNFPSTINECDNKPNKPSVSLGKLVTKVPVVLAELTLQANVDACIKFPEPVLEIKDVKKHVKLVQCRLLLPTNKLFVKGFIRKNIQYASPSKEICESNHTAISSNLHSLTVDVPFHCVTEIKHFLAEPVMPEVNKRQEFDFFISKPLPSGFPEKDHFQSSDLSQFHQESIQHYNELPFCELISSSIIEWDEAINRVMFHEDDAPIGEGCFNQVEEKMVIDIRLKVLQNQQVRVCSTTNDDCHDDDY, from the coding sequence ATGTCCGAAAAACATATAAAGAATGATGTATGTAATTTCCCATCAACTATTAATGAGTGTGACAATAAGCCAAATAAACCAAGTGTAAGTTTAGGAAAATTAGTGACAAAAGTACCTGTTGTATTAGCTGAACTGACTCTACAAGCAAATGTAGATGCCTGTATTAAATTTCCAGAACCTGTGTTAGAAATCAAAGATGTTAAAAAACATGTTAAGCTGGTTCAATGTCGCTTGCTTCTACCAACCAATAAATTATTTGTAAAAGGATTTATTCGTAAAAACATTCAATATGCAAGTCCGAGCAAGGAAATTTGTGAATCCAATCATACAGCGATCTCATCTAATTTACATTCGCTAACAGTGGATGTTCCGTTCCATTGTGTGACAGAAATCAAACACTTCTTAGCGGAGCCAGTCATGCCAGAAGTAAACAAACGTCAAGAATTCGATTTCTTTATTTCAAAACCGTTGCCATCTGGTTTTCCAGAAAAGGATCATTTCCAATCAAGCGATCTATCGCAATTCCATCAGGAGAGTATTCAACATTACAATGAATTGCCATTCTGTGAATTAATTTCCAGCAGTATTATTGAATGGGATGAGGCGATTAACCGTGTCATGTTCCATGAAGATGATGCCCCAATTGGCGAAGGATGCTTTAATCAAGTCGAGGAAAAAATGGTTATTGATATACGGTTAAAGGTGCTTCAAAACCAACAAGTTCGAGTTTGTTCTACAACGAATGACGACTGTCATGATGATGATTATTAA
- a CDS encoding CsxC family protein, translating into MDKDKKNNVHPVHVNDSAALGECESEFMTPVTAKTGAKVLKLPVTLSELTVKTNLAANITFPSPVLEIKDMKKTVKIVQCSLLLPAIHKGAHDPFNIDGFPAFRLFIKGFVRQNIQYATPCNESDHEGISSVIRSLTVDVPFSTVTKVSEFISPPQLPFSNTSSEFDFYRAQPLGHGYPEKDQLQSNDLSQYHQVSTQYYNQLPYCELLSSRIVEWDEAIDRRPLCGHNSFEGLFYNMEEKIFLEVTVNIMQNQQVRIKAL; encoded by the coding sequence TTGGATAAAGATAAAAAAAATAATGTTCATCCTGTTCATGTGAATGATTCAGCCGCTTTAGGAGAGTGTGAAAGTGAATTTATGACTCCTGTAACTGCGAAAACTGGAGCAAAGGTATTAAAGCTTCCAGTTACCCTGTCAGAATTAACTGTAAAAACAAATTTAGCGGCAAATATTACATTTCCTAGTCCTGTTCTTGAAATCAAAGATATGAAGAAAACCGTAAAAATTGTGCAATGCAGCTTATTACTCCCAGCCATTCACAAGGGAGCTCATGATCCTTTTAATATCGATGGCTTTCCAGCATTTCGATTATTTATTAAAGGATTTGTTCGTCAAAATATCCAATATGCGACACCTTGCAATGAATCCGATCATGAAGGAATCTCTTCTGTCATTCGTTCATTAACGGTGGATGTTCCATTCAGTACCGTTACGAAAGTGTCTGAATTTATTTCTCCTCCACAGCTGCCGTTCAGTAATACAAGTTCGGAATTTGATTTCTATCGCGCACAGCCTTTAGGGCATGGGTATCCTGAAAAAGATCAACTGCAATCGAATGATCTTTCCCAGTACCATCAAGTAAGCACTCAATATTATAATCAGCTTCCATATTGTGAGTTACTCTCGAGTCGGATTGTCGAGTGGGATGAAGCGATTGATCGAAGACCCCTTTGCGGCCACAATTCATTTGAAGGACTGTTTTACAATATGGAAGAAAAAATATTCCTTGAGGTCACTGTAAATATCATGCAAAATCAACAAGTTCGGATTAAGGCTTTATAA
- a CDS encoding ParM/StbA family protein: MERQNFMAVDIGNSWYKALTSDDGYSCEYQFPNAISLFDEEFYEKPYDDDDIVFEENLIVEVKSKAIVDKREIYYIGKGAARQRDVILTGFNNQKVDEDRTYVLLFGLAAFHAIRLNPDEEELEYTMDQLAVSLPTTQYKEKKDLFKQRLLGTHTVIFHKVPGMSEPKELTVKLHVEDVIVGAEGACAYLGITRDLETLGVKDEELVKDSQKGIIIGDLGGDSVDFVGIKNNKPVASVEGETFGINQFLDNIIQKVSKNELYKFDSRAELEEKLAAGQSEWYVEPFAGVRKDISKYIIPQLKSMAIKYLEHFDRVRSGSNEIKGATRYIAVGGAAKLAQKQIQQAAVRWAERGRPIQLMFPENMEKLNVHGLMILAKMKQMKIDLDQKSLVSVRE; this comes from the coding sequence ATGGAAAGACAAAATTTTATGGCTGTCGATATAGGTAACAGTTGGTACAAAGCCTTAACATCTGATGATGGATATTCTTGTGAGTATCAATTTCCGAATGCAATTTCTTTATTTGATGAAGAGTTCTATGAAAAACCATATGATGATGATGACATTGTTTTCGAGGAAAATTTAATTGTTGAGGTAAAAAGCAAGGCCATTGTTGATAAAAGGGAGATTTATTATATTGGAAAAGGGGCAGCCAGACAGCGGGATGTCATTTTAACCGGATTTAATAATCAGAAGGTCGATGAGGATCGTACCTATGTACTCTTATTTGGCTTAGCTGCTTTTCATGCCATTCGTTTAAATCCTGATGAAGAAGAGTTGGAATATACCATGGATCAATTAGCGGTTTCATTGCCAACAACTCAATATAAGGAAAAGAAAGACCTATTTAAACAACGATTACTGGGAACACATACGGTAATTTTTCATAAAGTACCAGGGATGTCGGAACCGAAAGAGTTAACGGTTAAATTACATGTAGAAGATGTGATTGTCGGGGCAGAGGGTGCTTGTGCCTATCTGGGGATTACTCGTGACCTAGAAACATTAGGGGTCAAGGACGAGGAACTTGTTAAAGATTCACAGAAGGGAATTATTATTGGCGATCTTGGCGGAGATTCGGTTGATTTTGTTGGGATTAAAAACAATAAACCGGTTGCTTCTGTAGAAGGAGAAACATTCGGCATCAATCAATTCCTCGATAATATTATTCAAAAGGTAAGCAAAAATGAATTATATAAATTTGATTCGCGTGCGGAGCTGGAAGAAAAACTAGCAGCAGGACAATCAGAATGGTATGTTGAGCCATTTGCAGGCGTTCGGAAAGATATTAGTAAATATATTATTCCGCAGCTAAAATCAATGGCGATTAAGTATTTAGAACATTTTGATCGGGTTCGCAGCGGTTCGAATGAGATTAAGGGAGCAACCCGTTATATTGCGGTTGGCGGCGCAGCGAAATTAGCACAAAAGCAAATTCAACAGGCCGCAGTACGATGGGCGGAACGAGGCCGTCCGATTCAGTTAATGTTCCCTGAGAATATGGAAAAACTAAATGTTCACGGGTTGATGATTCTTGCGAAAATGAAACAAATGAAAATCGACCTAGATCAAAAAAGCCTCGTTTCTGTAAGAGAATAA
- a CDS encoding CotY/CotZ family spore coat protein, whose translation MNYHQKGQYYETKKFPIDNKQHDCTEKEKEKEKEREREHEKEKNHEKDEQVCVEEVLEAILKAQRKVEKDYQKKCSSCKESIEELLEEPKKPRKNTIPFILYCGCEPFKASGVTTHGKGPKDKKLACVSSYIFKIKDLKGACAELELLTFNSKNKCNDTNENNQDGKKGLHQHDFSLCDQIDHEKVEDLQETGVCINVDLSCFCSITCLPAVRL comes from the coding sequence ATGAATTATCATCAAAAAGGGCAGTATTATGAAACAAAGAAATTTCCTATAGATAATAAGCAACATGATTGCACAGAAAAGGAAAAGGAAAAGGAAAAGGAAAGAGAAAGAGAACATGAAAAGGAAAAAAATCATGAAAAGGATGAACAAGTCTGTGTTGAGGAAGTTCTAGAGGCCATTTTAAAAGCACAAAGAAAAGTCGAAAAAGATTATCAGAAGAAATGTTCTTCTTGCAAAGAATCAATCGAAGAACTTCTAGAAGAGCCAAAAAAACCTAGGAAAAATACAATTCCATTTATTCTCTACTGTGGATGTGAGCCTTTTAAAGCTTCAGGAGTAACTACACATGGAAAGGGACCAAAGGACAAAAAACTTGCATGTGTCTCTAGTTATATCTTCAAAATTAAAGATTTAAAAGGTGCATGCGCAGAGCTTGAACTTTTAACATTTAATTCGAAAAACAAATGCAATGATACAAATGAAAACAATCAAGACGGTAAAAAAGGTTTGCATCAACATGACTTTTCACTTTGTGATCAAATCGATCATGAAAAAGTAGAGGATTTACAAGAAACCGGCGTTTGTATTAATGTAGACCTGTCCTGTTTCTGTAGCATTACTTGCTTACCAGCCGTTCGTTTATAA
- a CDS encoding DUF3231 family protein, with translation MGILSGNPIDEPMHYGEVSSTWAFLLTAKGLVAGYQTHLNHAGDEDLRKLLVEAIEGCQQEVKQIEALLKANGVGLPPTPAERPDACLEDIPVGARFADQEIATMLAANIAAGLVACSGVMGQCIREDIAMMFGQFHIQKAALGAKVLRMNKEKGWLIPPPLHHHKAEDC, from the coding sequence ATGGGAATTTTAAGTGGAAATCCAATTGATGAACCCATGCATTATGGTGAAGTCTCTAGTACATGGGCATTTTTATTAACAGCTAAAGGACTTGTCGCGGGTTATCAAACACACCTAAATCATGCGGGTGATGAGGATCTAAGAAAATTGCTCGTTGAAGCGATTGAAGGCTGTCAGCAGGAAGTTAAGCAAATCGAAGCCCTTTTAAAAGCAAATGGAGTCGGCTTGCCTCCAACACCAGCAGAACGACCTGATGCATGTTTAGAGGATATTCCAGTAGGTGCTCGTTTTGCAGACCAAGAAATTGCTACGATGCTTGCGGCTAATATTGCGGCTGGACTTGTTGCGTGCAGTGGTGTCATGGGCCAATGTATTCGTGAAGATATTGCAATGATGTTTGGACAATTCCATATTCAAAAAGCTGCGCTAGGTGCTAAAGTGCTCAGAATGAATAAAGAAAAAGGCTGGTTAATCCCTCCACCTTTACACCATCATAAAGCGGAAGATTGCTAA
- a CDS encoding transcriptional regulator SplA domain-containing protein codes for MFVNIENSSYQLGDIVYVFYRNPHTQNVTNIQEAAVVQNPERPGELAIFLYETYYPLSEEMAVYASQAEAESAYDYYFGGYGIEESYQ; via the coding sequence ATATTTGTGAATATAGAAAATTCTTCTTATCAACTAGGTGACATTGTTTATGTCTTTTATCGAAATCCACATACGCAAAATGTAACAAACATTCAGGAAGCTGCGGTTGTTCAAAACCCTGAAAGACCAGGCGAATTAGCGATCTTTTTATATGAAACGTATTATCCATTATCTGAAGAAATGGCTGTCTACGCGTCACAAGCAGAGGCGGAGTCAGCTTATGATTATTATTTTGGTGGTTATGGGATCGAGGAGTCTTATCAATGA